CGCGAGGAGCTGGTCGGCGCGACCCGCATCGCGTGCGCCGGGTGCTTTGCCACCAGCGTGATCCTGGCGCTGTATCCCCTGCTCAAACTCGGCGTGCTGCTGCCCAAGGACATCACCGCGACCGGGCTGGTCGGCAGCAGCGCGGCCGGAGCGAGCGCGTCCGACAGCTCGCACCACCCGGAGCGTGCCGGCAGCCTGCGCGTGTACAAGCCCGTCGGGCACCGGCACACCGCCGAGGCGCGCCAGGAACTGCCGGGCAATTTTCCGCTGCACCTCACCGCGATCAGCACGCCGCGCGTGCGGGGCATCCTGACCACCGTGCAGGCGTGGGTGCCGGACGGCTGGAGCGACAAGGACGTGTGGAGCGCGTACCGCGAGGTGTACGGGCAGGAGCCGTTCATCCGGATCGTCAAGGTCGCCAAGGGAATCCACCGCTACCCCGATCCCATGCTGCTGGACGGCACGAACTACTGCGACCTCGGCTTCGAGATGGACCCGGACACCGGGCGCGTGGTGCTGATGTCCGCCATCGACAACCTCGTGAAGGGCACCGCCGGGCACGCCATCCAGAGCCTGAACATCAGCCAGGGCTGGGCTGAGACGACCGGGCTGGAGTTCGCAGGCCTGCACCCGGCGTGACGAGGCCTCCCTCGACAGTCCTGTAGGCAGACGGCACCCGTGCACAGACCGGCAGGCAGCGGCGCTGCCGCGGCATGGCCCTCTGCCATGGTTTGTGGGCGACCCGGCCGTTCCATCAGACCCCTTCCCGCAGCAGCGATTTTCATTCGTAAAGCAATCGGAGAAATTTCTTGACATTCATCAGGCAGCCGGGCAGAATGCCACGCACGAGGCCACCCATGACCCCAGAACTCCCGGAAGCTCCCGTCAATTACGTCCCGCTGATCCCCGCGCGCTCGTGGGCGATCATCGACTCCACCCTGCGGGAGGGCGAGCAGTTCGCCAAGGGGAACTTCAAATCGGGCGACAAGATCGAGATCGCCCGCGCGCTGGACGCCTTCGGCGCGGAGTTCATCGAGGTGACCACCCCGATGGTCAGCGAGCAGACCCGCGAGGACATCATCAAGCTGACCTCATTGGGCCTGAAGTCGAAGTTCCTGACGCACGTGCGCTGCCACATGGAAGACGTGCAGCGGGCCGTGGACACCGGCGTGCACGGCCTGGACCTGCTGTTCGGCACCAGCTCGTTCCTGCGCGAGTTCAGCCACGGCAAGGACATCGCCGGGATCATCGCGTCGGCGCAGAAGGTGATCGGGTGGATCAAGGACAATCACCCGCAGCTCCAGATCCGCTTTTCTGCCGAGGACACCTTCCGTAGCGAGGAAGCCGACCTGATGGCCGTGTACCGCGCGGTCTCGGACCTGGGCGTGCACCGGGTCGGGCTGGCGGATACCGTGGGCGTCGCCACGCCGAGGCAGGTGTATACGCTAGTGCGTGAGGTCCGCAAGGTGATTCACGCCGAGTGCGGCATCGAGTTCCATGGCCACAACGACACCGGCTGCGCGGTCTCCAACGCCTACGAGGCCATCGAGGCGGGTGCCACGCACATCGACACGACCATTCTGGGCATCGGGGAGCGCAACGGCATCACGCCGCTGGGCGGCTTCCTGGCCAGGATGTTCACCTTCGATCCGCAGGGCCTGACCGAGAAGTACGACCTGGAACTGCTGCCGGAACTCGACCGCATGATCGCGCGGATGGTGGACCTGCCCATTCCGTGGAACAACTACCTGACCGGCGAGTTCGCGTACAACCACAAGGCCGGGATGCACCTCAAGGCCATCTACCTGAATCCCGGCGCGTACGAGGCGATTCCGCCCGGCGCCTTCGGCGTGGGCCGGCGCATCCAGGCGGCCAGCAAGGTCACGGGCAAGCACGCCATCGCCTACAAGGCCCGCGAACTGGGCCTGCACTATGGCGAGGACGCCCTGCGCCGCGTGACGGATCACATCAAGGCGCTGGCCGAGCAGGACGAACTGGACGACGCCCACCTGGAGCAGGTCCTGCGCGAGTGGGTCAGCGCGTAGGCAGGGCCGGGACGGCCGCCGCCCGCCCGTGCTGGAATGGGCCGTCATGAGTGCCGATCCGGTTCGTTACCGCACCTTCTCTCCCGCCGGCCAGGATGGCGGCAAGCGCGTGGCCGTGTTCTCCGAGGCCAGGGGCGATCTCCAGGCCCGGGCGGCGGCGTCCGGCGAGCCGCTGAACGTGTTCGTGGACAGCGGCGACGCCACGTCCCTCACCCTGCGCGTCTACACGCCCACGCGCGAGAAGGGCAGTTCCGACAGCGCGGCCATCGCCGCCCTGGCGTGGTGGGCGTCCACCCGGCCGGTGTCTGACCTGATGGAGGTCACGATGGCCGGCGAGACGCTCAGCGCGCAGCTGTGCGGCGGCGAGTGGCTGCTGCGGCAGGGCGTGGTCGAGGTCGGGGACGCCGCGGCCGACCTCTCTTCCCTCGGGCTGGCCGGAGCGCCGTGCTGGACGGCGAGCACCGCGCGGCCCAACCTCGTGGTGGCAGTGGCCGACGTGGACGCGCTGGACGCCTTCATGCCAGACGCAGGGGCGATCTCGGCCGTCAACACCTCGACGGGCACGACCGGACTGATCGTCTATGGGCCGGGCGGCCCAAACCGCGCCGACGTGAGCTTCCGCGCCTTTGGGCCGCTGAAGGGCTTCGCGGAGGACGCCGCGAGCAGCAACATGCTCGCGTGCCTGGTGGGCGTGCTGGGGCACTGCGGGCACCTGCCGGCCGACACCAACCTGCTGCGGGCCGCCCAGCGCATGCCCGGTGCCCTGTCGCAGCTGAGCGCGCAGTTCGGCGCGGCGGAGGGGGGCGTGGAGGTCTGGGTGGGCGGCCGGGCGGAAATCACGGCGTCGTCCACGGTGCCGGCGGGCAGCGGCGGCTAGACTGGTCGGCATGGAGCTTCTTCTCGACCTGCACCCCGACGCGTACCCCCTGGAGGGCTTCCGGCGGCGGCAGCTGCTGGAGTGGGTGTACGGGCAGGGCGTGGGCACCTTCGACGCCATGACGAACCTGCCTGCCGACACCCGCGCGCAGCTCGCGGCGTCGTACCACCTGAATCCCTACCGCGAGATCGAGACGGTCCGCAGCGCCGACGGGTCCGTCAAGTACCTGTTCACGCTGCACGACGGTCGCCAGATGGAGGCCGTGTACATGCCGTATCTCGACCGCCGCACCATCTGCGTGTCCACGATGGTAGGCTGCCCCGCCAGGTGCGCGTTCTGCGCCACGGGCGCCATGGGCTTCGGCCGCAACCTGACGCCGGGCGAGATCGTGGGGCAGATCCTCGCGGTGGCCGGCGGCGAGGGCCTGGAACCGCGCGAGCTGCGCAACCTGGTGTTCATGGGGATGGGCGAGCCGCTGCTGAACTACGCCAACACCATGCAGGCCGCCCGTATCCTGCTGCACCCGCTGGCCCTGGGCATGAGCAAACGCCGCGTGACGCTCTCTACCGTCGGGTTGCCCAAGGGCATCCGGCAGCTCGCCGCCGAGGACGACCTGGGCATCAAGCTGGCGATCAGCCTGCACGCCCCGGACGACGAGACGCGCAACACGATCATTCCGACCGGGCACCGCAACTCGGTCGCGGAGATCATGGACGCCGCGCGCGAGTACCAGGCGGCAACCGGCCGGCGCGTGACCTTCGAGTACGCCATGCTGCGCGGCGTGAACGACCACCTGTGGCAGGCCGAGGCCCTGGCGGGCCTGCTGCGCGGGCTGGTCAGCCACGTCAACCTCATTCCCATGAATCCGTGGGAGGGTTCGGGCTTCGAGTCCAGCAGTGAGGAGCAGATCCAGGCCTTCTACGACGCCCTGGAGGCGCGCGGCATCGACGTCAGCGTGCGGCGCTCGCGCGGCAAGGACGCCGGAGCGGCGTGCGGTCAGCTCGCCCTGAAACGGCCCGGCGCGGTGGCGGGCACCGCCTGATCGCCTCGACCTCTGCACTTCGAGCACAGAGGACCGCCGACTGAACCTGCGACTGTATGGACAGATGGTCGGCCGGTCACCGTCCAGGGGGCAGACACAGCGGGCCGACCGCGCCCGCTGTGACAGATGAGTAAGGGTTCAGCAAGACCTAAATGCTACGCTATTCGCGTTTCCGCATTCCAGGAGGCTTTCAGGTGACGCAACCGACCCGCTATGTACTGACCGGCCTGATGCTGGCCCTCGCCACGCCTGCCTCCGCCCAGACCCTGGTGGAGACGGTGACGACCACCAGCATCCAGAACACCCTCAATTCCGCGGACGCCGCGAACACCCTGAAGGTTCCCGCCGTTCCCACCACACCGGCCCCGGCCACCGATCCGGCCGGCGGCACCACGGCCGCGCCCGCCGTGACCGTCACGCCGCTCAGCGCCGGGCAGCAGCAGCAGCTCAGGGCGGCGCAGCTGGCCTTCCAAGCGGGGCAGTACGCCCAGGCCCGGCGGCAGTTCGAGGCGCTGGTGGCCGCGAACTACACCAACCCCGAGCCGCATTTCGGGCTGGCGCTGACCTTGATTGCCCAGAAGGACGACAAGGGCGCCACCTTTGAACTGGGGCAGTTCATGGCGCTGGCCCCGGACCGCTTCGAGGGGCCGTATAACCTTGGCGTGCTCGCCACCCGCGCCGGCCGCTACGACGACGCGCTGAAGCTGTACACCGACGCTGCTGTCCTGATGAAGGACAAGGCCACGCCCGCCGCGCAGCGACAGGTGCTGGACGCGCTCTCGGCCGAGCAGACCCGCAAGGCCGACTTCACGGGCCTGAGCACCACCCTCGCCGCCCTGGTCGCCCTCGATCCCACCAACCAGGACGCGCAGTACCGTCTCGCGCAGGCCCGCACGCTGTCCGGCCAGGGCGCCGCCGCGCTGCCCGGTGTCTACGCGCTGCTCAAGCAGGCGCCTGCCCGCGCCGACGCCGCCCTGCTGCTCGCGGACATCTACGTGGCGCAGGGCCTGCCCGACCGCGCCCTGCGGGAACTGAACGCCGCGCTGACCCGCGTGACCGTTCCTGCGGACCGCAGTGACCTGCTGCTGCGCAAGGCGAACCTGCTGGCCGCCAGTGGCGACACCTACAGCGCCGTGCTGTCCGCCCAGAACGCCACCCGCGAGAACGGCCGCAACGCCGCCGCCTTCGCCCGCCTGGGCGAACTGCGCGCGGCGCGCAACGACCGGCCCGGCGCGCTCACCGCGTACCTGAACGCCGTGAAGCTCGCGCCGCAGAACGCTGCGTACCGCGTGGCCCTGGCAGGGGTCCGCCTCGGCATGAACCAGACGGCCGAGGCCGCCGCCGACGCCGCGGCCGTCCTGGCCCTCAAACCCCAGGGCGCCACGCTGGCCCGGGCACAGTACGTGCAGGGCGTCAGCGCGTACCGGCAGGGCCAGTACGCCCAGGCCGTCAAGGTCCTGACCGCCAGTCAGGCTGCTGCGCCCAGCGCCGACGCCGCCCTGTGGCTGGGCCTGAGCGCGTACGCCGCCGGGGATTACGCCACCGCCGCCGGCGCCCTGGCCGAGAGCGTGAAGCTCGACCCGACCCGCACCGCCCGCCAGAACCTCGCGTCCGCCCTGCTCGCCAGCGCGCGCTACCCCGAGGCCGAGGCCGTGCTGCGCGGCCTGGTCAGCGAGGACGCGAAGAATGCCGACGCGTGGTTCATGCTCGGCCTGGCCCAGCGCGCGCAGCAGCGTGAACAGGACGCCCGCGTATCCCTGAAAACCGCCGCCACCCTCGGCAGCGTCCGGGCCCAGGGAGCCCTGAAGTGAGCCGACCCGCCACCCGGCCACGCCGCTGGCCAGACCTGCTGATCGGCGTGCTGGTCGTGCTGCTGCTGGTCGGGTTTGGCCTGCTGCTGTTCCGGCCCGAGACGCGTACGGCGATGACCCCGGCCGCCACGCCCGCCACCCCGGCCGCCAGCACCGAGACAACCAGCATTCCCAGCGCGCCCACGCCCGCCGAGACGACGGCCCAGACGCCCGCCCCCGCGCCCGCCCAGAGCGGCACGGCGACCACGTCGGAACCGCCCACCATCGCTGCCGCTCCCGTCGAGGCCACGCCGCCTGTCAGCGCCACCCCGGCCCAGGGCACGGCCACCACAACGCCCACGGAGCAGCCGGACCAGCCCGCGACCACGCCCACCACCGCCACGCCGCGCAGCGGCGGCGCAGTCGCCACCAGCGAGCAGCGCGTGCCGCTGCGCAGCGACTACCGCATCACGCTCGGCACCTTCAGCACGTCCCAGGCGGCCACCACGGCTGCCGCCTCCGTCAGTGCCCTCGGGTACACCGTATACCCCATCGACCTCGGCTCGCAGGTGGTCGCCCAGGTCGGCCCCTTCGCGGACGAGACCAGCGCCCGGCAGGCCCTCGCCGACATCCAGCGGGCCTACCCCGGCGCGCTGCTGTACCCGCCGCGTGGCCGCAGCCTCGGCCAGAACAACGCGGGCGGCGGTGCCAGCACGGCTGCCAACCCAAGCGCTTCCGCCGCCGAGACCACCGCCACGCCCGCGCCGGCCCCCGCACCCAGCGGTCCCACGTACCTGCAGGTGGGCGCCTTCGACCGCGTGGAGAGCGCCCAGAAACTCGTGCAGCAACTCCGCGACCTGGGCTACGCGCCCACCGTCAACGCCCCGGAAGGCAAGAAGGTGACCGTGCTGGTCGGCCCGTACACCGGCGACGCCGTCACGCGCACCGAGCAGCGCCTCAGCGGCAGCGGCATCGACCACTTCCGGGTGCGCTGACGTGGCCGAGATCCCCACCGCCGCGATCAGCCGCCTGGTCACGTACCTGCGCATCCTCGAACAGCTCGAGGCGCAGGACGTCAGCCGGACCAGCAGCAGCGACCTCGCGGAACGGGCCGGGGTCAGCGCCTTTCAGGTCCGCAAGGATCTCGCGTACTTCGGACGATTCGGCACGCGCGGCATGGGCTACACCGTGGCCATCCTCAAACGCGAACTCGTCCGCGTGCTGGGTCTCAACCAGACGTGGAACGTGGTCATCGTCGGCATGGGCCGCCTCGGGCAGGCCATCGCCAACTACCCCGGCGCCAGCGATTACCAGTTCCAGTACGCCGGCCTGTTCGACGTCAGCCCTGCCATCGTCGGCCAGCAGATCCGCAACCTCACCGTCCGGCACATGGACGACCTGAAGACCTTCGTCGCGCAGAATAAGGTGGACATGGGTTTTCTGGCTGTACCGCCCGACCGCGCGCAGGACGCTGCGCAGGCCCTCGTCAGCGCCGGCGTGCGCGGCATCCTGAATTTTGCGCCGGTCGTCATCCAGCCGCCCACCGAGGGCGGCGCGCAAGAAATCAGTGACGAGTGGCGTGCTGTGATCATCGAGAACGTCGACTTCCTCGCGGGCATGAAGCGCCTCGCTTTCTACATCCTCAATCCCCATCTCAAAGACGCCCCCCTGACGGAGGACACCGAATGAAGAAGCTGCTTGCCCTGCCCATGCTCGCCCTGCTGATTGCCGCATGCGGCACCGCGCCCGGTCAAGTCTCCGGCAACAGCCGCGCTTCGGTCGGCGTCTCGGTGGACGACTCGAAAGCGACCGCGGTGGCGAAGAAGACCGTGACGCCTGCCACCACGACCACTCCAGAAAAAATTTCATGGACGATCACGCCCGGCGGTGGCGTGACCTTCACCTTCATGACGAGGCCCGGTTCGGACGCGGTGTACCTCACCGGTTACCGCGTCGTCAAGGACGTCCTGACGACGGCGGGCGGGACCACGACCACGACCACCAACGCCCAGGTGAACAAGGCCGACCTGTACCTCACGTCCGGTTTCACCTGTACCGCCCGCACGACCCTCAACTCCTGCCCGTTCAACGCCACGGACGCGGTGCCCTCGAACGGCATTCCCGGCCAGCTTGCCATCGGTCTCGATGGCGGCCTGGGCGACCTGGTCGTGGCGACCGACGCCAGTGTCAGCCGGGTCACGGATCTGGAGTTCTACGGCACCAGCAGCAACGGCCAGCCCGTGACGGTCGCGGTGAGCGGTGTGGTCAGCACCGGCAGCAAGCAGGGCGACAACTGAGGACCAGCCCCAGGTGACAACGAGGGAGGGCCCGCAGCACAGTCCGCTGCGGGCCCTCCCTCGTCTGCGCTCAGAACTTGATCGTGTATTCCGCGAAGCCATCGTCGCGGGTGCGCACCAGCGTGGCGCCCGTCGGCAGGTACTTCTGGGCGTTGGGGCTGCTGACGTACAGCAGGGTCACGCCGGGGATGGGCGTGAGTTTCCAGTTGCCGTCGGCAGTGGGGTTGATGGTCTTCTGCTGGTTGAAGTACCCGATGATCGCCTGGCGGGTTTCGTCGGGAGCGGCCAGGACGATGTTCTTGCCGTCCAGACCGGGGAAGCTGCCGCCGCCGGACGCGCGGTAGTTGTTGGTGGCGACCACGAACTTGGCCGCCGGATCGATGGGCTTGCCCTGGTACTGCAGGTTCTTGATGCGGTGGGCGCCTGCGGCCACGACCTGACCCTGGGCGTTGTAGCGGCTGGGCTGGGTGACGTCGATCTCGTAGGTCACGCCGTCGATGATGTCGAAGTTGTAGGTGGGGAAGGAGTCGTCCACCAGCACCTGGGGTTCAGTCTTGGCGGGGTCGATCTGCTTGAACTGCCCGGCCGCGCGTTCCAGCCATTCCTGCACCTGCGCGCCGGTCACGACGACCGCCTGCACGGTGTTCGGGTACACGTACAGGTCGGCGACGTTCTTGATGGCGAGCGTGCCGGCGGGGATGTCGGTGTAGTAGCTGGGGCCGCTGCGTCCGCCGGCCTTGAAGGGAGCGGCAGCGGACAGCACCGGCAGGTCCTTGTACTCGGTGGTGCTCAGGGCGTTCTTGACATACGAGGTCTGGGCGTTGCTGACGAGCTGCACGCTGGGGTCGTCCTGCACCAGCGCCCAGTAGGAGTTGATGGGCGTGGTCAGGTCCGCGACCTTACCGCGCACATATTCCAGGGTGCCCTCGTGCGCGGCCTTGACGGCGGCGGCGATGGCCGGGTCGGGCGTGACGAGGTTCTTCTTGGCCGCGGCGTCCCAGATGGGACGAACGCTGGCCTTGCCGCCCGTGATGGCCCAGCGGTTGCCCTTTTTGGTCAGGGTCAGGTCCACGATGCCGAGGTCGTTGCCCCAGAAGCCGGCCATGACGGTGGGCTTGCCGTTGATGGTGCCGTTGGTGATGTCCGCGCCGGGGATGCTCTTGTACACCGGGCCGGGGAACACCTGGTGGCTGTGGCCGGAGAGCACCACGTCGATGCCGTCCACCTTGGTCAGTTCGGTGGCGGCGTTCTCCTGGCCGGGCTGGTAGTCGGCGGCGATACCGGTGTGGGCGATGGCGACGATCACGTCCGCGCCCTTGGCCTTCATCTCGGGCACGAACTTGCGGGCGGTCTCGACGATGTCGCGGGTGGTGACCTTGCCGTCGAGGTTGCTCTTGTCCCACTGCACGATCTGCGGGGGCAGGAGGCCGATGATGCCGACGTTGATGTAGTACGGGCGGCCGTAGGTGTCGCGCACCAGCTTGCGCTGGATCAGGTACGGGGTGAACGCGTTCTTGTCGTTGGCGGGGTTGCCGTCGCCGT
This region of Deinococcus metalli genomic DNA includes:
- the argC gene encoding N-acetyl-gamma-glutamyl-phosphate reductase; amino-acid sequence: MTAPEQLSVAIVGGSGYAGGEFLRLALNHPHLNVTQVTSERNANTPVSLVHPNLRGRTTLKFRKVADLEPADIVVLALPHGSAAKRIGEFTAKGRIVVDLSADFRLKDPAVYRATYGEDHPAPEQLAEWVYGNPELHREELVGATRIACAGCFATSVILALYPLLKLGVLLPKDITATGLVGSSAAGASASDSSHHPERAGSLRVYKPVGHRHTAEARQELPGNFPLHLTAISTPRVRGILTTVQAWVPDGWSDKDVWSAYREVYGQEPFIRIVKVAKGIHRYPDPMLLDGTNYCDLGFEMDPDTGRVVLMSAIDNLVKGTAGHAIQSLNISQGWAETTGLEFAGLHPA
- the lysS gene encoding homocitrate synthase; protein product: MTPELPEAPVNYVPLIPARSWAIIDSTLREGEQFAKGNFKSGDKIEIARALDAFGAEFIEVTTPMVSEQTREDIIKLTSLGLKSKFLTHVRCHMEDVQRAVDTGVHGLDLLFGTSSFLREFSHGKDIAGIIASAQKVIGWIKDNHPQLQIRFSAEDTFRSEEADLMAVYRAVSDLGVHRVGLADTVGVATPRQVYTLVREVRKVIHAECGIEFHGHNDTGCAVSNAYEAIEAGATHIDTTILGIGERNGITPLGGFLARMFTFDPQGLTEKYDLELLPELDRMIARMVDLPIPWNNYLTGEFAYNHKAGMHLKAIYLNPGAYEAIPPGAFGVGRRIQAASKVTGKHAIAYKARELGLHYGEDALRRVTDHIKALAEQDELDDAHLEQVLREWVSA
- a CDS encoding PhzF family phenazine biosynthesis protein — translated: MSADPVRYRTFSPAGQDGGKRVAVFSEARGDLQARAAASGEPLNVFVDSGDATSLTLRVYTPTREKGSSDSAAIAALAWWASTRPVSDLMEVTMAGETLSAQLCGGEWLLRQGVVEVGDAAADLSSLGLAGAPCWTASTARPNLVVAVADVDALDAFMPDAGAISAVNTSTGTTGLIVYGPGGPNRADVSFRAFGPLKGFAEDAASSNMLACLVGVLGHCGHLPADTNLLRAAQRMPGALSQLSAQFGAAEGGVEVWVGGRAEITASSTVPAGSGG
- the rlmN gene encoding 23S rRNA (adenine(2503)-C(2))-methyltransferase RlmN, producing the protein MELLLDLHPDAYPLEGFRRRQLLEWVYGQGVGTFDAMTNLPADTRAQLAASYHLNPYREIETVRSADGSVKYLFTLHDGRQMEAVYMPYLDRRTICVSTMVGCPARCAFCATGAMGFGRNLTPGEIVGQILAVAGGEGLEPRELRNLVFMGMGEPLLNYANTMQAARILLHPLALGMSKRRVTLSTVGLPKGIRQLAAEDDLGIKLAISLHAPDDETRNTIIPTGHRNSVAEIMDAAREYQAATGRRVTFEYAMLRGVNDHLWQAEALAGLLRGLVSHVNLIPMNPWEGSGFESSSEEQIQAFYDALEARGIDVSVRRSRGKDAGAACGQLALKRPGAVAGTA
- a CDS encoding tetratricopeptide repeat protein; amino-acid sequence: MTQPTRYVLTGLMLALATPASAQTLVETVTTTSIQNTLNSADAANTLKVPAVPTTPAPATDPAGGTTAAPAVTVTPLSAGQQQQLRAAQLAFQAGQYAQARRQFEALVAANYTNPEPHFGLALTLIAQKDDKGATFELGQFMALAPDRFEGPYNLGVLATRAGRYDDALKLYTDAAVLMKDKATPAAQRQVLDALSAEQTRKADFTGLSTTLAALVALDPTNQDAQYRLAQARTLSGQGAAALPGVYALLKQAPARADAALLLADIYVAQGLPDRALRELNAALTRVTVPADRSDLLLRKANLLAASGDTYSAVLSAQNATRENGRNAAAFARLGELRAARNDRPGALTAYLNAVKLAPQNAAYRVALAGVRLGMNQTAEAAADAAAVLALKPQGATLARAQYVQGVSAYRQGQYAQAVKVLTASQAAAPSADAALWLGLSAYAAGDYATAAGALAESVKLDPTRTARQNLASALLASARYPEAEAVLRGLVSEDAKNADAWFMLGLAQRAQQREQDARVSLKTAATLGSVRAQGALK
- a CDS encoding SPOR domain-containing protein; amino-acid sequence: MSRPATRPRRWPDLLIGVLVVLLLVGFGLLLFRPETRTAMTPAATPATPAASTETTSIPSAPTPAETTAQTPAPAPAQSGTATTSEPPTIAAAPVEATPPVSATPAQGTATTTPTEQPDQPATTPTTATPRSGGAVATSEQRVPLRSDYRITLGTFSTSQAATTAAASVSALGYTVYPIDLGSQVVAQVGPFADETSARQALADIQRAYPGALLYPPRGRSLGQNNAGGGASTAANPSASAAETTATPAPAPAPSGPTYLQVGAFDRVESAQKLVQQLRDLGYAPTVNAPEGKKVTVLVGPYTGDAVTRTEQRLSGSGIDHFRVR
- a CDS encoding redox-sensing transcriptional repressor Rex; this encodes MAEIPTAAISRLVTYLRILEQLEAQDVSRTSSSDLAERAGVSAFQVRKDLAYFGRFGTRGMGYTVAILKRELVRVLGLNQTWNVVIVGMGRLGQAIANYPGASDYQFQYAGLFDVSPAIVGQQIRNLTVRHMDDLKTFVAQNKVDMGFLAVPPDRAQDAAQALVSAGVRGILNFAPVVIQPPTEGGAQEISDEWRAVIIENVDFLAGMKRLAFYILNPHLKDAPLTEDTE
- the cpdB gene encoding 2',3'-cyclic-nucleotide 2'-phosphodiesterase encodes the protein MKHSTFLIGALLLSAAGAQTVDLRILETTDLHTAALGYDYYQDKPTGEYGLEYTATLIKQARDEKVNTLLYDNGDLIQGNPLGDYVARIKPLPAGTMHPMHAAMATLHYDAGNLGNHEFNYGLPFLQQIIAAAPMPIVSANTYAEDGDGNPANDKNAFTPYLIQRKLVRDTYGRPYYINVGIIGLLPPQIVQWDKSNLDGKVTTRDIVETARKFVPEMKAKGADVIVAIAHTGIAADYQPGQENAATELTKVDGIDVVLSGHSHQVFPGPVYKSIPGADITNGTINGKPTVMAGFWGNDLGIVDLTLTKKGNRWAITGGKASVRPIWDAAAKKNLVTPDPAIAAAVKAAHEGTLEYVRGKVADLTTPINSYWALVQDDPSVQLVSNAQTSYVKNALSTTEYKDLPVLSAAAPFKAGGRSGPSYYTDIPAGTLAIKNVADLYVYPNTVQAVVVTGAQVQEWLERAAGQFKQIDPAKTEPQVLVDDSFPTYNFDIIDGVTYEIDVTQPSRYNAQGQVVAAGAHRIKNLQYQGKPIDPAAKFVVATNNYRASGGGSFPGLDGKNIVLAAPDETRQAIIGYFNQQKTINPTADGNWKLTPIPGVTLLYVSSPNAQKYLPTGATLVRTRDDGFAEYTIKF